The window GAGCACGGCGAAACGGTGTGTGTCGACTGCGGGCTCGTCGTCGAGGAGGACGAGATTGACCGCGGGCCGGAGTGGCGCGCGTTCGACTCCAAGGAGAAGGACAGCAAGTCCCGCGTCGGCGCCCCGACGACGAACATGATGCACGACAAGGGGCTCTCGACGAACATCGGCTGGCAGGACAAGGACGCCTACGGCAAGTCCCTCTCCAGCCGCCAGCGCGAGAAGATGCAGCGGCTCCGCACCTGGAACGAGCGGTTCCGCACCCGCGACTCCAAGGAGCGGAACCTGAAGCAGGCGCTCGGCGAGATCGACCGCATGGCCTCGGCGCTCGGCCTCCCGGACAACGTCCGCGAGACCGCCTCGGTCATCTACCGCCGCGCGCTCGACGAGGACCTGCTCCCCGGCCGCTCCATCGAGGGCGTCTCGACGGCCTCGCTGTACGCGGCCGCCCGGCAGGCCGGCACGCCGCGCAGCCTCGACGAGATCGCGGCCGTCTCCCGCGTCGAGAAGGACGAGATCGCCCGGACGTACCGCTACGTCGTCCGCGAGCTCAAGCTGGAGATCCAGCCCGCGGACCCCGAGAGCTACGTCCCGCGGTTCGCCTCCGACCTCGGCCTCTCGGACGAGGCCGAGCGCCGCGCCCGGTCGCTGCTCGACACCGCGAAGTCGCAGGGGATCCACTCCGGCAAGTCGCCGGTCGGCCTCGCGGCCGCCGCCGTCTACGCGGCCTCCCTGCTGGTCAACGAGAAGGTGACGCAGAGCGAGGTCAGCGACGTCGCGAACATCAGCGAGGTCACCATCCGGAACCGCTACCACGAGCTGTTGGAGGCCGAGGACGGCGTCGCGCTGAGCTGATCGGCGCGCCCGCCCGACCACGTCGACGCTCCGCCTTTTCGTCGTCGACGCACCGCACTTTTGACGCCGGCGCTCCGCCGTTTCTCTCCGAGACCGGAGCGACCGGACGCCCGGTTTCGACTTCCGTTTTCCGAACGCACAAGCCCTCGCGGGCCGAGCAACGCGTATGGAGACCACCCGTCACTTCACCGCGACGACGTACGTCGTCAACGACGGCGCGACCGCGCTCCACGCCCACGACCGGCTCGGGATCCGCCTCCCGCCGGGCGGCCACGTCGACCGCGACGAGCTTCCCCACGAGGCGGCGCTCCGCGAGGTCCGCGAGGAGACCGGGCTGGAGGCCGAGCTGGTCGCGACCGAGTCGTCGATCGCGGGACCGAACACCCGCGGGCTCCCGGAGCCGGCCCACCTCATGCTCCACGACATCAACGTCCGCGAGGACGGATCGGTGGGCCACCAGCACGTCGATCACCTCTACTACGCCCGCGTCGACTCCCGCGAGATGGCGCCGAACGGCGACGGCGAGGTCGACCCGGACGCGTGGCGCTGGTACGACCCGACCGAGCTGGCCGCGAGCGACCTGCAACAGGACGTGATCGAGCTCGGCCGCGAGGCGATCGCGACCGTCGGGGACGCGTAGCCGGACGGGGTCTCGAGGGTCGAGCGGGAAAACCGCCGGACAGAGACCCGATCTCGGTCGGCAGAATCCCGCCCGATCGCTGTCAGACGAGCGTCTCACGGTCCGGAAGGTATTTGGGTCGTTGCAGGCCACATAAACCAAGATGGACGCACAGCGACGATCGGAGATCACCGGGTGGGACGCCCGCGAGTTCTCGGGCGGATTCGCCGGGCTCGGGCGCCTCGTCGACCGCGGGTTCTCCGGCGCGGTGACCGACGGTGCGGCGTGGCTGTTCGTGTTCGAGGGCCGCGTCGTCGGGACGGCCGACGGCGACCTGGACGAGTTCGCGGATGCCTCCGGCACGCTGTACGAGGCCCCCGAGGCGGTCCTCCCGGTGCTGTTCGCCATGCAGGAGCAGGGCGGCGAGCCGCGGGCGCAGTACTACACGAACGACACCCCGCTCTCGGAGGCGGACCGCAAGCTCTCGCAGGGCGGGTTCACCGGCTACGTCGAGCTCTCGGAGAACGTGCTCTCCGGCGACTACTACGTCACGTACACCGCCGGCGAGTCGATGGCCGCCGCGTACGTCGGCAACTCCAGACGGCTGGAGACCGGCGAGAAGGCGTTCTCGCTCGCCGACGACGAGGTCGGCATCTACACCGTCTACGAGGTCGACTTGGACGTCCGCGAGATTCCGTCCGACAGCGACGCGGGAACGGCCGCGTCCGGGGCGACCGCCACGAGCGATTCGGAGCCGGACGAGCCGGAACCGGACGAGGGATCGGCGGACGGGGCGACGGCGGACCGGACGGAACCGAGCGACCCAGGTCCGAAACGCAGTCCGGAACCCGAGGACGGTCCGGAGCCCGACGACGTCGCGTCTGGCGGGCCGACCGCCGTCGACGCGGCCCCGGACGCCGCCGGCGACGACGCGACCCCCGAAACAGCCGGAAGCGACGCGACCGCCGGAAGCGACGCGACCGCCGAGAGCCGTGATGGCCCCGGCTCCCGGGCCGAGACCGACCGCGACGACGACCAGTCGCCCGTCGACATCGGCGGGGCGGGCGACCGCGGTGCCGCGGGCCGACAAAGAAACGAGAGCGAAGCGTCGACCGAAGCCGGCGCCCGGGCGGACGAACCGGCGAGTGATCCCGGCGAGGGAGCCTCCGAAATCGCGCCCGGCGGCAAGGACGCGACCGCGGCCGGAACCGACTCGGACCGATCCGGAGACGCGACCGACGGAGCGCACCCGAGCGACGACGTGTTCTCCGAGGAGGAGCAGTGGCGCGAGCAGAAATCGATCCCGGCGCTCGACCCGTCCGAGGCGAGCGACCCGCCGGGCGGCCGCAACGGCGCCGGAAACGCGACCGGGGGCGGCTCCGGAGGGTCGCGCGACTCGAACGGCGCCGCGGGGCGGAACGAGGCCGGAACGGCCGCGCAGTCAGCGAACGAGCCGTCTCCGGATCCGCGCTCGACCGCCGAGGCCGGCGCGAACCGGTCGGCCGTGTCGCAGCGCTCTCGGGGGGCCGGCGAGTCGCGCGACGAGGGAACGCGTCGGGAACGCCTTCGGCAGCTGGAGAGCGCGCTGGAGGAGTCGGAGCGAGAGCGCGAGTCGCTGGCGGCTGAGTTGGACGAGGTCGCCGCGGAGCGCGACGACATCGAGGGCGAGCGCGACGAGCTGGCGACGGAGGTCGACCGCCTCGAGTCGGAGGTCTCGACGCTCCGCGAGGAGCGGGATCGGCTCCGCAACGAGCTCGCCGCGGCCCGGGAGCGGCTTCCCGAGAGCGACCGCTCGCTCTCGCCCGCGGAGGCCCGGAGCGGGACGAACCTCTTCGTCAGGTACGACTCCAAGGGCGGGGCGACGCTGGAGGACGCCCACGACGGCACCGTGGACCGCGACATGCTCCGCGAGAACCTCCGGATCGAGCACCACACGAGCTTCGAGACGGACGGGCTCTCGGTCGACGGCCGACCGTACGAGGAGTTCCTGCGGGACACGATCGAGTACGGGTTCACGCGCTGGCTCGTCGAGGACCTGCCGTTCGAGGTGAGCGGGACCGGCAATCAGAGCGTCCTCCGCGACCTCTACGACGCGATCCCCGAAGTCGACCGCGCGGAGATCGGCGGCTCGGTGTCGATCGCGATCCGCGAGAACGGCGAGGAGACGCGCGAGCAGCGCGCGTTCGATCTCGTCTTGCGCGACCGGATGGGGAACCCGCTGTTCGTCGCCGACCTCAACGACAGCCGGGACCCGACCGCCGAGGGGACGCTGGAGTCCCTCGTGAGCAACGGCCGCGACATCGCCGAGTCGAACGACTCGTTCGCGGGGGCGTTCGCGGTGACGGAGAGCTTCTTCGAGCCGGGCGCGTTAGAGACCGCGAGCGACGCCGTCGGCGGCGGGCTGTTCAGCCGGTCCAAGCGCGCGAGCTTCGTGAAGCTCTCGCGCAAGCAGGGGTACCACCTCTGTCTGGTCGAGGCCCGTGACGGCGGGTTCCACATGACCGTGCCCGACCTGTAGAGCGGTCCGCAGAACGGGACGTTTGACGAGGATCAGTCAGCGAGCGGTAACGGATGATTCCTTTCGCAACGCGAGGCGATACCGACCGGACACGGGACGCTCCCGGCTGCGTCCGACCGCGGTCAAAACGCGGACTCCCGGCGGGCGAGGCGTACGAACGAGGGCGTTCAGTTCTCGAGTTCGGCGGCGTCGTCGATCCGCATGGAGCCGAGCTTCTCGACCGTCTCGTCGAGCTTCTCGTCGAGTTCGTCGACGAACTCGTGGGTCCGCTCGGTGGTGATCGCGCCCTGGCTGGACGGCTCGATGAGGTTCTCCTCCTCGAGCACGCGCAGCGAGTAGCGGACCTTGTGGTGGGGGTAGCCGGTCTCGTTCGACATCTTCACGATGCCGATCGGTTCGTTTTCGATGACCATTCGCAGAACCTGGAGGTGGCGTTCCAGCATGTCTACCTCCTTCTCTAGTCGATCTATCATGGCACATGTTAACTCGTCATGCCCCGGTTTAAAAGTTGCTGTCGGCGACGGGGGCGGAGTCGCTCGATCCGGCGCTTTGACGTGGGAGTAGTTAACGTGTTCGATCGCTTCGACGACGACGGCCTTCGCGACCCGCCCGGACCGCCCGACTGAGACCGGTGACGGCGACCACGCGCGGGCGGAGAGCGACCGCACGAACGGGCACATCTCACTCGGCCGTGCCTCGATGTGATGCACGTCTGTGGGGTAAGACCGACGACGGACCGTAATCGGTTTTACCCCCCG is drawn from Halorubrum sp. CBA1229 and contains these coding sequences:
- a CDS encoding NUDIX domain-containing protein — translated: METTRHFTATTYVVNDGATALHAHDRLGIRLPPGGHVDRDELPHEAALREVREETGLEAELVATESSIAGPNTRGLPEPAHLMLHDINVREDGSVGHQHVDHLYYARVDSREMAPNGDGEVDPDAWRWYDPTELAASDLQQDVIELGREAIATVGDA
- a CDS encoding transcription initiation factor IIB, which translates into the protein MSENVRTYTAEHVDDEQESESADEELRCPECGGQLATDTEHGETVCVDCGLVVEEDEIDRGPEWRAFDSKEKDSKSRVGAPTTNMMHDKGLSTNIGWQDKDAYGKSLSSRQREKMQRLRTWNERFRTRDSKERNLKQALGEIDRMASALGLPDNVRETASVIYRRALDEDLLPGRSIEGVSTASLYAAARQAGTPRSLDEIAAVSRVEKDEIARTYRYVVRELKLEIQPADPESYVPRFASDLGLSDEAERRARSLLDTAKSQGIHSGKSPVGLAAAAVYAASLLVNEKVTQSEVSDVANISEVTIRNRYHELLEAEDGVALS